The Streptomyces europaeiscabiei genome window below encodes:
- the leuS gene encoding leucine--tRNA ligase, protein MSETNPAATGVSVEAAPHRYTAAVAAEIEARWQDFWDVEGTYAAPNPSGDLAGDAEQAAKPKKFIMDMFPYPSGAGLHVGHPLGYIATDVFARFQRMTGHNVLHTLGFDAFGLPAEQHAVQTGEHPRITTEAAINNMKSQLRRLGLGHDKRRSFATIDPDYYKWTQWIFLQIFNSWYDDEARKARPIAELVAQFESGERALSEGGSWSALSAGERADVLGEYRLAYASDAPVNWCPGLGTVLANEEVTADGRSERGNFPVFKAKLRQWNMRITAYADRLLDDLNELDWPEAIKLQQRNWIGRSEGARVDFPIDGEHITVFTTRPDTLFGATYMVLAPEHPLVDKFTPDVWPEGTRDVWTGGHATPAEAVTAYRAQAASKSDVERQAEAKDKTGVFIGSFATNPVNGEKIPVFIADYVLMGYGTGAIMAVPAGDQRDFEFARAFELPITCIVEPTDGRGTDTSTWEDAFGSYDAKIINSTGEGVSLDGLGVAEAKTRIIEWLERSGIGRGTVNFRLRDWLFSRQRYWGEPFPIVYDEDGVAHPLPESMLPLELPEVEDYSPRTFEPDDADTRPETPLSRNEDWVNVTLDLGDGRGPRPYRRETNTMPNWAGSCWYELRYLDPHNSEKLVDPEIERYWMGPREGQPHGGVDLYVGGAEHAVLHLLYARFWSKVLFDLGHVSSAEPFHRLFNQGMIQAFVYRDSRGFAVPAAEVEERDGAFFYEGEKVSRVLGKMGKSLKNAVTPESICAEYGADTLRLYEMAMGPLDVSRPWDTRAVVGQYRLLQRLWRNVVDEATGEATVVDAEPGEDTLRALHKAIDGVRQDLEGMRFNTAIAKVTELNNHLTKVGGPVSRSVAEALVLLVAPLAPHIAEELWRKLGHADSVVHRDFPVADPAYVVDEAVTCVVQIKGKVKARLEVSPAISEEELEKVALGDEKVVAALAGAPIRKVIVRAPKLVNIVT, encoded by the coding sequence ATGAGCGAGACGAACCCCGCCGCCACAGGTGTATCGGTGGAGGCCGCGCCGCACCGCTACACGGCCGCCGTCGCGGCCGAGATCGAGGCACGCTGGCAGGACTTCTGGGACGTCGAGGGCACCTACGCCGCGCCGAACCCGAGCGGCGACCTGGCGGGCGACGCCGAGCAGGCCGCCAAGCCCAAGAAGTTCATCATGGACATGTTCCCGTACCCCTCCGGTGCGGGTCTGCACGTCGGCCACCCCCTGGGCTACATCGCCACCGACGTCTTCGCCCGCTTCCAGCGGATGACCGGCCACAACGTCCTGCACACCCTGGGCTTCGACGCCTTCGGCCTGCCCGCCGAGCAGCACGCCGTACAGACCGGTGAGCACCCCCGGATCACCACCGAAGCGGCGATCAACAACATGAAGTCCCAGCTGCGCCGGCTGGGCCTGGGCCACGACAAGCGCCGGTCGTTCGCCACGATCGACCCGGACTACTACAAGTGGACCCAGTGGATCTTCCTGCAGATCTTCAACTCCTGGTACGACGACGAGGCGAGGAAGGCCCGCCCGATCGCCGAGCTGGTGGCGCAGTTCGAGTCCGGTGAGCGCGCGCTGTCCGAGGGCGGCTCCTGGAGCGCGCTGAGCGCCGGCGAACGCGCCGACGTGCTGGGCGAGTACCGCCTGGCGTACGCCTCCGACGCGCCGGTCAACTGGTGTCCCGGACTGGGCACCGTGCTGGCCAACGAGGAGGTCACCGCCGACGGCCGCTCCGAGCGCGGCAACTTCCCCGTCTTCAAGGCCAAGCTGCGCCAGTGGAACATGCGCATCACCGCGTACGCCGACCGGCTGCTGGACGACCTGAACGAGCTGGACTGGCCCGAGGCCATCAAGCTGCAGCAGCGCAACTGGATCGGCCGTTCCGAGGGCGCCCGCGTCGACTTCCCCATCGACGGCGAGCACATCACCGTCTTCACCACCCGCCCCGACACCCTGTTCGGCGCGACCTACATGGTCCTGGCCCCCGAGCACCCGCTGGTCGACAAGTTCACCCCGGACGTCTGGCCCGAGGGCACCCGCGACGTGTGGACCGGCGGTCATGCGACCCCGGCCGAGGCCGTCACCGCCTACCGCGCGCAGGCGGCCTCGAAGTCGGATGTCGAGCGGCAGGCCGAGGCCAAGGACAAGACCGGTGTCTTCATCGGCTCGTTCGCGACCAACCCGGTCAACGGCGAGAAGATCCCGGTCTTCATCGCCGACTACGTCCTGATGGGCTACGGCACCGGCGCGATCATGGCCGTCCCGGCGGGCGACCAGCGTGACTTCGAGTTCGCGCGCGCCTTCGAACTGCCGATCACCTGCATCGTCGAGCCCACCGACGGCCGCGGCACGGACACCTCCACCTGGGAGGACGCCTTCGGGTCGTACGACGCGAAGATCATCAACTCCACCGGTGAGGGTGTGTCCCTGGACGGCCTGGGTGTCGCCGAGGCCAAGACGCGCATCATCGAGTGGCTGGAGCGGTCCGGTATCGGTCGGGGCACCGTCAACTTCCGTCTGCGCGACTGGCTGTTCAGCCGCCAGCGCTACTGGGGCGAGCCCTTCCCGATCGTCTACGACGAGGACGGCGTCGCCCACCCGCTGCCCGAGTCGATGCTGCCGCTGGAGCTGCCCGAGGTCGAGGACTACTCGCCGCGCACCTTCGAGCCCGACGATGCCGACACCCGGCCCGAGACGCCGCTGTCGCGCAACGAGGACTGGGTGAACGTCACGCTGGACCTGGGCGACGGCCGCGGCCCGCGCCCCTACCGCCGCGAGACCAACACCATGCCCAACTGGGCCGGTTCCTGCTGGTACGAGCTGCGCTACCTGGACCCGCACAACTCCGAGAAGCTGGTCGACCCGGAGATCGAGCGCTACTGGATGGGCCCGCGCGAGGGGCAGCCGCACGGCGGTGTCGACCTGTACGTAGGCGGCGCCGAGCACGCCGTGCTGCACCTGCTGTACGCGCGCTTCTGGTCCAAGGTCCTGTTCGACCTGGGGCACGTCTCCTCGGCCGAGCCGTTCCACAGGCTGTTCAACCAGGGCATGATCCAGGCCTTCGTCTACCGCGACAGCCGTGGCTTCGCGGTGCCGGCCGCCGAGGTGGAGGAGCGCGACGGCGCCTTCTTCTACGAGGGCGAGAAGGTCAGCCGCGTGCTGGGCAAGATGGGCAAGTCCCTGAAGAACGCGGTCACTCCGGAGTCCATCTGCGCGGAGTACGGCGCGGACACGCTGCGGCTGTACGAGATGGCGATGGGCCCGCTGGACGTCTCCCGGCCGTGGGACACGCGCGCGGTGGTGGGCCAGTACCGGCTGCTGCAGCGGCTGTGGCGCAACGTCGTCGACGAGGCCACCGGCGAGGCGACCGTGGTGGACGCCGAGCCCGGCGAGGACACCCTGCGCGCGCTGCACAAGGCCATCGACGGCGTACGGCAGGACCTGGAGGGCATGCGGTTCAACACCGCGATCGCCAAGGTCACCGAGCTGAACAACCACCTGACCAAGGTGGGCGGCCCGGTGTCCCGCTCCGTCGCCGAGGCCCTGGTCCTGCTGGTCGCGCCGCTGGCCCCGCACATCGCCGAGGAGCTGTGGCGCAAGCTGGGGCACGCGGATTCGGTCGTGCACAGGGACTTCCCCGTCGCCGACCCCGCGTACGTCGTCGACGAGGCCGTCACCTGTGTCGTCCAGATCAAGGGCAAGGTCAAGGCCCGCCTGGAGGTGTCGCCGGCCATCTCCGAGGAGGAGCTGGAGAAGGTGGCCCTGGGCGACGAGAAGGTGGTCGCGGCGCTGGCCGGGGCGCCGATCCGGAAGGTGATCGTGCGGGCGCCGAAGCTGGTGAACATCGTCACGTGA
- a CDS encoding ComEA family DNA-binding protein, which translates to MDGAVDEFVGRADGAGDLLGGGVAAGRGLGGSGADDSSVDREASGAWRERVGPAVRERLPLWLQVRCGIERKSVVALSVVLVVAAVFAAQHFWAGRTQPVSAPEVVRAGAPGASGGPPASFGEPGNGRAAVSGDSAGAVASTAGPSIVVDVGGKVRRPGIQRLPAGSRVADALRAAGGVRRGANTDGLNRARLLVDGEQVLVGSPVPAPAPGAAPGAGAGGGGAAVTGGAVTGAAPTTPVSLNAATADQLDTLPGVGPVLAQHIIDYRTRHGGFRSVDELREVTGIGDRRFADLRNLVRP; encoded by the coding sequence GTGGACGGTGCTGTGGACGAGTTCGTGGGGCGGGCCGACGGTGCCGGTGACCTCCTGGGCGGGGGCGTCGCGGCTGGGCGAGGCCTCGGCGGGAGTGGCGCTGACGACAGCTCTGTCGATCGTGAAGCGAGCGGTGCGTGGCGGGAGCGGGTGGGGCCGGCTGTGCGGGAGCGGTTGCCGTTGTGGTTGCAGGTGCGGTGCGGCATCGAGCGGAAGAGCGTGGTCGCGCTGAGTGTGGTGCTGGTCGTCGCGGCGGTGTTCGCGGCACAGCACTTCTGGGCGGGCCGGACCCAGCCGGTGAGTGCGCCCGAGGTGGTGCGGGCGGGCGCCCCGGGGGCTTCCGGGGGGCCGCCGGCCTCGTTCGGTGAGCCCGGTAACGGCCGGGCGGCGGTGTCGGGCGACTCGGCCGGGGCGGTGGCTTCGACTGCCGGGCCCTCGATCGTGGTGGACGTCGGCGGGAAGGTGCGCAGACCAGGGATCCAACGGTTGCCGGCGGGTTCCCGGGTCGCCGACGCGCTGCGGGCGGCGGGCGGTGTGCGGCGGGGTGCGAACACCGACGGCCTCAACCGCGCCCGACTCCTCGTGGACGGGGAACAGGTCCTGGTCGGGAGTCCGGTGCCCGCCCCTGCCCCGGGCGCGGCGCCCGGGGCAGGGGCGGGCGGGGGTGGTGCGGCCGTGACCGGGGGAGCCGTGACCGGGGCGGCGCCCACAACCCCCGTCTCCCTCAACGCGGCCACCGCCGACCAGCTGGACACCCTGCCCGGCGTCGGCCCCGTCCTCGCCCAGCACATCATCGACTACCGCACCCGGCACGGCGGCTTCCGCTCGGTCGACGAACTGCGCGAGGTGACCGGCATCGGCGACCGCCGCTTCGCCGACCTGCGAAATCTCGTACGGCCATGA
- a CDS encoding DegV family protein — MSRHVAIVTDSTAYLPPPAMERHGIIAVPLTVVLGDQALDEGTEISARSLAQALQKRRPVTTSRPSPELFAKTYRRIAESGATGIVSLHLSAEFSGTYDAAVLAAREAPVPVRVVDTGMVAMALGFCALAAAQCAEAGGTVDEAVTAAEKRAAGTSAFFYVDTLDYLRRGGRIGAAQALFGSALAVKPLLQLDGGRIEMLEKVRTASKAIARLEEIVAERAGGAPVDIAVHHLAAPERASALAERLRDRVPGLADLHVSEVGAVIGAHTGPGLLGVVVSPR; from the coding sequence ATGTCCCGCCATGTCGCGATCGTCACCGATTCAACGGCCTACCTGCCGCCGCCGGCGATGGAGCGGCACGGCATCATCGCGGTTCCCCTGACCGTGGTCCTCGGCGACCAGGCGCTCGACGAGGGCACCGAGATCTCGGCGCGGTCCCTGGCCCAGGCGCTGCAGAAGCGACGGCCCGTCACCACCTCCCGCCCCAGCCCCGAACTGTTCGCCAAGACCTATCGCAGGATCGCGGAGTCGGGCGCCACGGGCATCGTCTCCCTCCATCTCTCCGCCGAGTTCTCGGGCACGTACGACGCGGCCGTGCTCGCGGCGCGCGAGGCACCCGTGCCGGTGCGGGTGGTGGACACCGGGATGGTCGCGATGGCCCTCGGGTTCTGCGCCCTGGCAGCCGCCCAGTGCGCGGAGGCGGGCGGCACCGTGGACGAAGCCGTCACGGCCGCCGAGAAGCGGGCCGCGGGAACGTCCGCCTTCTTCTACGTCGACACCCTGGACTATCTCCGCCGGGGCGGACGGATCGGCGCGGCACAGGCACTGTTCGGTTCCGCGCTGGCCGTCAAGCCGCTGCTGCAGCTGGACGGCGGTCGCATCGAGATGCTGGAGAAGGTCCGCACGGCCTCCAAGGCGATCGCCCGACTGGAGGAGATCGTCGCCGAGCGGGCGGGGGGCGCGCCGGTCGACATCGCCGTCCATCACCTCGCCGCGCCCGAACGGGCCTCGGCGCTCGCGGAGCGGCTGCGGGACCGGGTGCCCGGGCTGGCCGATCTGCATGTCAGCGAGGTCGGGGCGGTGATCGGGGCGCATACGGGGCCTGGGTTGTTGGGGGTCGTCGTCTCGCCCCGGTGA